The genomic interval tggaaagttttattccctaaaacatgccatgctttaatccctaaaacatgtcatgttttattccctaaaacatgccatgttttatgcctttaatgatcatcttctatttaattgttgcatgacttggctccatctttttttctttaattatctctttaatccaatatgaaaataagaaaataaaatcataagtaagagataattagtttcaaaacctaacaaggattcctagtcaaactaggactctaaaccaattatgcgttttaactcatgtaagcacaaaaatgcatccaataccgctcaagactcttactacgactcaataactcaatagtacaacaataagggctaagcaaagtacaaattgaggtaaaaacatgttaagaacgtcgcacaaagttcTCCTATCAATTATCTCTTATATTTTCTCATCATTGTCTCTTAACCCAAAAGTTGACCCTATTAAACAGCGATAAGCGTGGCTCATGAACCAATTATACCGATACTATCTCAACTTAGCCACTTCATAGGTGTTggattttaatcacaaaaggcctcgatacaattgtgtattatccacctacttataatctctattttatttgtcacttcttagatatGAGATATCTCATTTGTAATACGTCCCTCATGTGCAATCTAATTTTTAAGTaagcacgtgacagattaacatcccacatactgagACGAAATAAACTAAGGTCAAATAATTAACGACACTTGATGATAATCCAATCAGAAACCCTCAAatgacatgataatgaaaCCCAAGTCAGACACATGACAAAATGACACCCAACTCAGGCTCATGACAGATTGGAGACGCGGCTGGAGATAGACCaactctgataccatgttaaacaacgacaagTGTGCCCCgttgaccaactgtaccgatattatCCCAACTTAggcacctcacaggtgttgagttttaatcacaaaaggtctATGTACAATTaggtattatccacccacttataatctatattttatttgtcacttcttagatgtgagatctctcatctccaacacgtCCGTCCCCTTTTGGTATTGGTATGAAGTAAAAACAAcatatcattatatatttgtgATGGTCTGAGAAATCCTGCTAAAAGGGAGTGATTAGTTGAGGAAAATGATCAAAATGAAAATCTTCATGTTGGTGCAGTAGAAAATACCTGAGTTGGATAAATTAACCGATGCTAGTTCAAATGTGATCTAACTTCTAACAGAATGGATATTATCCTCGATATGTACTGATATTTATTACTTAAAATTCTTCAATTACCAAATAAAAATTGTATTTTATGTCAATCATGTGGTGTTATACTATTACATCTGAAAGATTGCTGATATTTCTTTTAAATGATCTATTGTTCCCCAAGTTACAGTTATGATTTCAAACTAGTTTTTAATGGGATACCATACATGATACATTGATCAAATTTTTCAAGACAACTCGATCTTATAATGGTGTAAGGGCTATTTTATGCGTTGGTGTAAGTTACAACCAGtgtattaattatatatgagaTTAAGGTGTTTATTACTGAAACTCAATATCTCATTGACTCTTTAAGAATAAATAGCTAGTTTGCAATCCTCTTAAGAACAACGGTTATGTGACTTATGTCCACTATTAGTAATTAGCCTCGTATACGTTGCTGCTTATAACTAGTTGATCACTCTAATAAGGAGGACGTAGTGCAATTAATATATAGTTCGTTAACTTGAGGCATAGACATACATTACTCTATATGAAACTTACCGACTGCAAAAAAACAGGTTCAACGCTTCAACAAAGAACTTACTTATACTGTCGCCATGCAACATGGTAGTCTTACTTTtcggaaaaatgaaaagacgTACTTCAATGTGGCAACACTCTAAATAAGCTCTCTTTGATCAAAGGTGATTCATTTCATAAAGAAACAGAATACAAGTGTCAAGGATGCAAGGAGGACTATGCCATACATCCGGGGGGAAGGAATATAAAAAGCCTAGCATCCTAGACTTCGGCAAGAAGTCTGTACTGACACAATTAGAAAGCCAGAAGTTAAAACCTAGAGCAAGGCAGTATGAATGCAGAGTTACCATCTCGACGAACAAAGCTGGCGTTGGCGCTCGGGTTACGTTGAAGCGAAGAAGATTAATTCCTTATTTCTTTAGTATAGCAAGTGCCCTTCAGGGCTTAATTCTTCCAAGTCTGAACGCAAAGCAGAGATAATAGACAGAGCATCCCCTTCATAATCAAAAGAGTAAATACCTAATCCATAGGCAAATTGGATGCCATGTAGAAGGGCAAGAGATTTCATTCCTCGTGGAGAGAAAGCCACCTTGAATTGGGACTGCAGAAGATGACACCATAGTGCCTTTGCGATTTCTGATTATTATTCCCACTTTCCCAGTTCATAACGCACTTAATTTGTGATGTTATGAGACTAGTTTTTAGTAGCCTATAACGTTTTCCTTGCGCATAAATTGATCGTGGCTCGTAAACTTGTTTGAGATTGTGTACTTACAGATAGGTAACAAATAGATTGCATATAGGATACGTAGCTCGATCGGGCACTTCAGGTTCAGCcagtttaggttttgtttccTTTCACCAAAGCAATAGTTGCATCAATTATTCTCTTATCGCCTTAGTTACATCAATCATGGACACTGCTCCACAGCCTCCACTACTGCCCACCACTATACCTTGTACTTGTGATCCAGCAATACGGGTGAACGACCCTATGTATAACAGTATCAGTCAATCACCAACTCTACCAATTCAGATTTATGTATTCTCATGGATTTCATCCTTATTCTTAACTCGTAAAGGTGTATATATCAGATTATCAGTTGTAGGAAAAATCATTTACATTAACCAACCGTACTTTGTGTTATGCAAGATCGATTGGTGCATTTGctagttaaattttttttttcatgtattATGTATGCTTATCGGTCACTAATGGAAATAAAACGtcacatcattttttttttcttgagaaAGGAAAGTTTGTTATTCAAAAGATAAGAACATTACAGAACATGGGATGGAACATCCGTACGCCCAACAACATCTAAAGTAGATTGATGCAGGGTACTCCTATCCCTAAAACATAAACCGATCTCTATAATCATGGTGCTGTTATTTGTTGTTTGGAACACCACTCGTTTTTCACATTTGATAGTCAGGGCTCAAGATCAATCGATTCAATGTAAATTACAATTTTTACAAATCTATAGCTAATATGCTGTTAATTAGGGTACAATCTCATGGTGCTGTTATTTGTGGAGGGTGAGTCACGAAGCATATATAGTGGCATGCACATAAAACCTCCATGAATGGATTGTAGAATGAGACCTTTCCTTCAAATGTTAGTCGTTGACCCGAGGAGACTCATCCAATGTCCCATATCTTTTCTAGATAGCTTCATATACATCTCTCCGCTTTTGGGTTAAGATAATGATGAGAAGAAGACCACAAACTATCATTGTGTAACTTAACGATGTTTAGGTATTGTTGATATTCCTTCATGTCCCAAAGTGGAAGGTTGACGTACGTGATACCACTTGCAGAAGCAATAGTGCAAAGCTGAAATTGAATTCTTAACAACCGCCTACGTATCACCAGATGAAACAAACAAATTAGTAAGAACTGCATGCACAAAGAGATTATGTTCGATAGATACCTAAATCTAGTGCTCATGTTGCTGCTGGCCTGGTATCTGTTAAAAAACATATTACAGTAGAACCTCGTTAAATTAATACCCGATTAATTAATATCTTTGTTAAAATTTGACAGTCTTGATTTGAGGGTAACgtgctaaattaatatttcgctaaatttgtaagataatataaattttgataattcatatagactcattgaatatataaattaataatgacataatttatataataaattttacatttatgaggatttcattgaagaattcagttgatttaattatcatcaaataaaataatacaatATATCAGACAATATGATATTTTGAACAACGGTATCTGTGATAAATAATCCAACAATGTGGTGAAAACTtgtgaaaaaaatatttattataccttaataaattaataataaaataataaaataatttattattaatttatcgatatattaatatttcGTTAAAAACAAATTTTCTCAGTTCTGaacctattaatttatagaggttttaATATATTTCTTAGAGCTGGAGGTTCTTTAAGAAGTTATAATTTGTAATGAACCCTAATTAAAATgggaaaaaacttgcgtacaaactagtatgtatgtgtgcgtccaaactctcatTTATTTACACACTTTGAGAATATAAATACCTGATTTTAAccattcaaaagtttagtttattactaaagatcatttttgtaaaagatcaacataaacaaaaattgtcTTCATAATCATTGCAttaaacaaatgaaattatatcCTCAGTACTCAGTCAATAAATAGGGCTCAGATTTGCCTCAGATGTCTGATGTCTCATAATACACGTACCATCAAGTAATTGCCTTATTGGCTATCTAATTAGAGATTAAAAGTTCAGAAACATTATAAGATTGCATGGTTCTTTGCACTGCATCTACTAATTAAGAATTGATAGCCATTAACACCTTTGAACAAATTGGACGATTTGTGGGTTCTGCTGTGCCTCGATCTATATGATAGCCATGATTCACGAACACCACTGATAGATGATATacattagaaaaagaaatcataaGTAATTACTTGTACAATTTTATTTAGATATCCACTTTTACAGTATTGGTTGTTGTACCGAATTTTTCCTAGATATATCATCTAATCATTCTATCTTCTAAATTCTAAAGATGCATGTTTCCTAAAGGTTTGCCAACACACATGTTTCTGTGGTCCACCAAAGGATTaaacttcattttttgttttgttctccTAAAACCTAGTTATACAATATTTAATCCTAGTATTATTAAACATACCATGCATAGTGAGTTTTCAGATTACTCTGATTCAAAGTGGAGAATGAACTTAGTAAAAATCACTGGTGGAGCGTAAACGTGTTACATGATCGTTGTGTACTGTAGTACTATACTCAATTGTACTCAATCAGTCAGTTTCTTTACCTATAAAAACCAGCTCTATGATTTGAAGCATCCATTATCACCTTCATCCATTATTTCTCTTGTCATCACTCTCTCTATACTTCTGATCTTATATTCTGCAACCTTGAAACAATGTTGACTAGGAGCCGAACTCTTCCAAGCAGAATCCACCATGGAGCTGTAAGCGATTAGAACTTGGTTTTCATTTCTGTACTGCTCCTTTAGAACTTAAGAAACTTATTTTCTGGTGAATTAATTTTGATTTCCTCTATGCCAGGTGGAGGAGAGGCATGATATTAGGCACTATTTGCAAGTAGAAGTTCAACCTAAAGTCAGTGAATCTGAAGCTATAAACCCTCAGGCCAGCTATTCCAAATGCTTCGATGATGATGGTCGCTTGAAGCGAACAGGTACTTCAGCTAAATAGGTTTACCATCTCCAAATTTAGCAATATTTGATTTGCTAAAAGTACGTAGTTGATGCACACACTTGGATGTGTACTCAAAACTACGATGAACTTCGTGTAAGAGTGTAAGACTACCATATTAAATTAATATCAGCACTAAATTAATCAGTGGCATGGTAAGAAAGTCTTAATTGGTATGATGGTGTGAATGGGTTCAGTTTACTTTCTGAACAAAATTAACATGTCAATATAGTAACTTAATTGGTTCCAGACTTGGGTAGGGGATTGAACTTGACATCTAAGTACGTATTTTTACACCCCTACAACATGGTGGTTTTCGGTGCAGGAACTTTCTGGACTGCAACATCACATATTATCACTGCAGTTATAGGATCTGGAGTTCTGTCTTTATCATGGGCAATTGCACAGCTTGGTTGGGTTGCCGGACCAACTGTCCTTGCTCTTTTTGCCATAGTGAATCTGTACACTTCCAATCTCCTAGCCATGTGCTATCGAGCCGGTGACCCTGTCACAGGGCAGAGAAATTATACCTACATGGATGCTGTCAAGGCCAACTTAGGTAAGGCACAGAAgttcatctttatgttatcACTTAATTCGTAAAGGAAACAGCCATTTTGTTTATAACGATTTTAAATTGAGCTGCAGGAGGAAGGAAAGTTATGTTATGTGGGTTAGTCCAGTACTTGAATCTGTTTGGCGTGGCAATTGGATATACCATTGCATCTTCAGTCAGCATGATGTGAGTTGCCTGAAGTTTATGTCCTTTTATAATCTGGTTTGAACTTTACTTCTGTAACAGAAGTTTATCTATGAATAACTGTTATCCGAGAGTAAAGAATTGACATATTATTCATTAAATAGGGCAATAAAGAGATCAAACTGCTACCATCAAAGTGGAGGGAAAGATCCATGCCATATGTCAAGCAATGGCTATATGATAACATTTGGAATCATAGAAGTgatattttcacaaatcaaagatTTCAATGAAGTATGGTGGCTTTCTATAGTGGCAGCCATTATGTCATTCACATACTCCACTGTTGGCCTTGGACTTGGCATTGGCAAAGTTGCAGGTACAGCAAATACTCTAATGGACCATTGTGTACTTGTAATTAAGGTTTGAGCATGATTTCTTAAATAGCTGCAATTTTTTCCTGTTTATATCAGGAAATGGGGGTTTCAAAGGAAGCCTATTGGGTATCAGCATAGGGACAGCTACTCATTCTGGAACCATAGTCACTTCTACCGAAAAGATGTGGAGGACTATGCAAGCTCTTGGAGCTATTGCATTTGCTTACTCGTATTCTTTGGTCCTCATTGAAATTCAGGTGATCCCCTTCATTACATAGTTAGAAATGCAAAAAGCATGTTATATCTCAGCTAAGTTGCTTACTAGCTAATACTGATGCTGCCCTCTGCAGGATACTATAAAATCTCCTCCTGCTGAACATAAGACCATGAAGAAGTCAACTGTATTCAGCATCACTGTCACAACAGTGTTCTATATGCTATGTGGATGTTTTGGGTACGCAGCTTTCGGCGATCTTGCCCCAGGAAACCTCTTAACTGGCTTTGGATTCTACAATCCCTACTGGCTTCTAGACATTGCAAATGTTGCAATCGTTGTCCACCTAGTAGGTGCATTTCAGGTATGCTATTGCTTGTAAACGATGTCTTTCCATAATCCATATGGTCTACTCGGACAATAAAGTGAAAGAACCAGTCTACTAGATTTACAGTTCCATAATATCACCAATAAGTTCTAACCTAGTGAACCTCCATGCAGGTCTTTTGCCAGCCATTGTTTGCATTTGTAGAGAAATGGAGTGCACAAAAGTGGCCGAAAAACGACTTTGTGACAGCCGAGTACGACATACCTATTCCCTTCTATGGTGTGTACCAACTGAACCTGTTTCGCTTGGTATGGAGGACCCTTTTTGTTATACTGACTACCCTCATATCGATGCTCCTACCATTCTTCAATGATGTTGTTGGGATTCTTGGAGCCTTTGGATTCTGGCCACTGACTGTTTATTTTCCGGTTGAGATGTACATTGCTCAACAGAAGATACAGAGATGGAGTAGTAGATGGATTGGCCTTCAGATACTAAGTGTATGTTGTCTCGTGATCTCCATAGTTGCTGCTGTTGGCTCCGTGGCTGGTGTAGTTCTAGATCTGAAGACATATAAACCCTTTAGAACTACTTACTGAACCAAAAGATGGCGTAAACCTACGTACATAAATGTGTTATATTCGGTGCCGTTTGAAAGTACAAATAAGATCAGATCTCTCTCAAGTATGAACTTCCATGTACATCTTGTGCTCTGTTAATGAATGCATGCCAGCTTTGGCAGCAGAAGCAGGAGACTCGTGCATAAATATCGATGTTCTGTGAATTGGCTTGGACAATGAGAACCAAGAGTAACAATAACCCAAATAATAGCCATTAGCCAAGCCTTCGAGACTTCTATAAAGGCACCCTGTTAGGTTAAACTTTTCCTCTTGCTGCAATGAATAAACAAGTCCCAAGCTTATAAGAAGACGACCATTCTACCACAAACATTATACTAACGCTACAATAACATAACCTACTGTGAACAATAAAATATTACACTGCTGAGCACGAAGATGCCATTGAAACCATACATTATCCTTTGGCGCACTGACATTTGGATCATAGGAAATGCAAATATACACACCATCTTGCCCAGAACATATGTCAATTTACAAAGCAACAAATCAATACAGCAATAACGAACTACTACCAAAAGCACCCATCACTTGCTACTTGTGGAATTCAACTTGGAGGACTTTACTTCAGAAGCAGCTTTAGCAAGAGTAGTAGGCTTAACGACACTCTTGGGGTTAAGAGCCTTTCTTATCTTGAACACTGCCCAAGCAGTCCCTATAGCATGCCCTGCAGCATCAAGCCCTTCATTTGTGACCTTTGCTGCCGGTTCTCCATACCTACAATTAAGAAATCAGCTCCCCCCATCAGCCATTGCAAAGATACAGGATTTTGAAAAACATGTACACAATATTGGAGTACAGGGCCGACAAAGGAACTTGGCTATTACCAAACATAAGCAAAACATAAACTTGCATTGAACAAGCTCAAAATATCAGGCTACACTAAAACAGATAAAGTAGGTTGTGCCCACTTAGAGATGGATGATGTTCACAAAATATGTCCCTGTCAAAATTAGTGGGATGAGACCTTCACTAAAACTTGATGACAGCCACCCCACATCCATATAGCCACATAAAAAACCCAACAGCACAGAACACCATCGTAAACTTTGCCAACTTCCACTACTTGATAAGTTGGTTTACATGATGATGACTGCACCGGATAGTATTATAGCAATCAGGATTTGATTGAACTAACAGTTATACTAAGAATTACCTCTGTGAAACAAGTCCAGTGGTGACAACAGATGAGGTTGACATGACATTCCTTCCAGCAACTTCAACAGCATCACAGACTTTGCCTGCGGATACACACAAACCACAAACATTTGAGCACAAGAATAATATCAACTCAGGCAAGTGTCTAAACACTAAATTAGAACTTGTATGCCAATGCCTATCTTGGTTGTGGGATCAACTCGGGTTATTTTCACATACTAAAACTCCAGTGAACTCAATATAGATTCAGCCTTCATACTAaatctcaaaatcaaaaatattGCATCTGCTTTACTCAGCCAATATAATAACAACTTTAACAAGTAAAAAATTCCAGCCTGACAGTTAACCTGAACAAAATTCTTCAAAAACCAGTACTCATAATCCCTTTCTCAGTGCACAAAGCATGACCTAACCTATGAGAATCAATTTTTAAAACCAGTCGTTATTTCGACAGATGCACACAACCATTGGAGTCATCAAAACCCTTGCTTCTTAACGTTTGGTGGCTCATAAGATAACATTGGCAACCTAAAATTAAACAATTCCTTTCAAAAACATacttccaaaaaaaaacaaagtactAGCAATCCATCTTATATAGCATGTAAAGGAAGACAAAAAAATTGTATCCGACTATGTGTTATTTAATCGTGGTTGAGACAAAAAGACTTACTGAATCCATCCAAGGAAGCCAGGACGATTTCTCCAGGGAGAAGGCTAAAAAATTTCTTGCCCACTGTCGAGTTAACAATTGCACTCGTAAAGAATCCAGATACTTTAATCACCCCAGAAAGGATCCCCGATGCCATTTTCTCCGACATCTTTGTCAACTTCTTAACCCTGTAAATATCACCAAACTATGTCACACACTACACTACAAAACACTCAATTTCAAAGCGCAATCTCACAGCAAAAACCAAGGATGTACCTCTGCATCCTCTTCAAAATCTCAGGACTAATCTCGGAACTCGAACACGGCCCCATCCTCTTCTTCAGGAACTCATTTCCCCACTTGAGCCTATCCACAGTCACGTCCCCACACCACAGAATCCCCCTGATCAGCTGCCCCGACCCCGAAGCAATCATCCTGGCACACTTGGAGCTGTAATCCTCCACATTGGGCGCCAGCGTAGTCCAGTACGCAGCCGAGCTGTCGCCCATCAATCTCTTCTTGTCGCTAGAATCCAGATCCTCCGGCGAGGTCTCCCTCGCCACAGCCCCATCCAGAACATCCCAATGCTCCAACCCCGACATCTTCTGCTCCGAAAAGCAGCTATACGTCTCCAGAACCCGGTCCAACTCCCTCATCTGACCGTCCTGCCCCTTGGTCGCGATCGTCAGGCCGTAATTGAGCAGCTCCATTTCCCCATTCTTCTCCGACTGTTGGCTAATTAAACCAAATTTGCTGTTTTGTTTTCTCTAGGATAATGCTGCTGTCAGTTACAGTTTTTTAGTTCCCAGTATTTTCAGTTTCATCAGTTATGAGTCCATCCATCTTCATTAGCATGAAGTGGGTGTTTAATGTTTTCTGATAAGTTAAGAAGTCTTAGAGTCGGGTCTTATTCCTATATAAGCTTATGTAATCTTGCTGTTTGAGATAAGAGAGAGTAGAAGCTTTCAATAAGAACTTATTTCCAAAACACTTGCTCTGTTCTCTTCATTCTACAttgtggtatcagagccacagTAGCTCTGAGCAGTTCCTATGGCGAATGAAAACAGCTCCAGCTCCAACTCCAATATGCTATCACTCATTCCTCGTTTCAATGGTGAGAAGTATGATTACTGGAGCAAGAATGTCAAGGTATTGTTGAAGTCCCTGGAGATCTGGAACATTGTCGAAGAAGGTTATATCGAACCGGAGAATGAAGGCGCATTATCACAACAACAACGGAATGCTTTGAGGGAGAATCGAAAGAAGGATAGCAAGGCACTCTTCTATATTTACCAGACAATTCAAGAGTCTGTGTATGAAAGAATTGCTCAAGCCGAGACCTCCAAGGAAGCCTGGGACATCATTCATGCAGCCtacaaaggaaaagaaaaggtgaAAATGGTTCGTCTTCAAACTCTAAGATCAGAGTTTGAAAAGCTGGAGATGAAGGAGACAGAAAGCATCAGGGAGTATTTCACAAGAGTGAATTCTGTGGTCAACAAAATGGCATCAAATGGAGAGATTTTAGAAGATGCAAGGGTGGTTGAGAAAGTTCTTCGGAGCTTGACACCGAAGTTTGATTATGTTGAAGCTGCTATTGAAGAGTCAACAGATTTGTCTACTCTCAGTTTGGATGATCTGCAAGGAAGATTGGAAGCTCATGAATTCAAGATTAATAAGAGGAACTCTGCCTCTTCTCAACCTGATCAAGCACTCAAGTCCCAAGTCATGTCCACGGGAGGCAATTGGAATCAAGGTTACAGATTTCAACGTTGGAATGGAGGAGTTGGTCGAGCAAGGGGACGAGGACGTGGTTTTAATTCTCATGGAAGAGGAAATAATTTTCAAGGAATTGGAAGAGGCTCATCAAGCAATCAACATGAAGATGACAGAAGTGCAGACACTACGTTTCCAAGCAGAGGAAGAGGCCATGGCTACTATCGTGGAAGAGGACGTTATGGAGACTCCCATTATTACAGACCAAATTATGGCAGGAACAATTATTGGCGCAAGCATGGAGATGAGAAACAAGTCGGAGCTGGTCTTGTGCATGAAAGCAATATTGGTAACAATGAGCAAGACACTTTATTAGTGGCAGCATGTCATGGAAATTGCATGGAGGAGCTGTGGTTTCTTGACAGTGGAGCAAGCAAACATATGACAGGTAACAAAGATCTTTTCTCCACTCTCAAACTGGTGGATCATGGTGAAGTAACTATTGGTGATGCTAAAGCTTACAAAATAGAAGGAGTTGGAGAAATAACATTTAAATCAAAAGCTAGAAGCATTGAAAAGATGTCAGATGTTTATTATGTTCCTGGTTTGAAAAGCAATCTGCTAAGTGCTGGGCATCTGTTGAGGAGAGGGTATGATATTCACTTTCATAATTATGCTTGTTTCTTATCAAAGAATGATCAGCTTATTGCAAAGATTGGCGTGGCTGGAAATAATTTATTCCCTCTCAAGCTTGAAACAACAAATCTATCATGCTTTGTTGGTCGTGAGAAAGAAAATTCCAGGTTATGGCATGACAGATTTGGTCATTTGAATTATGGAAGTTTGAAGCTGCTGGCAACAAAAAACATGGTTGAAGGGCTACCACAGATCATTGAAGAAGAAAGTGTGTGCGAAGAATGTCAGATTGGTAAGCAGCACAGGAATCCTTTCCCGCAACACTCCTCTTGGCAAGCAAAATATCCACTGGAACTAGTGCATTCCGATCTCTGCGGTCCTATGCCGGTTGCATCATTTGGAGGTAGCAGGTATTTTATTTCGttcattgatgatttctcAAGGAAAGTTTGGGTAtgttttctgaaagaaaaatcagaaacatTCCAAGCCTTCAAAGATTTTAAAGCAGAAGCTGAGAATGTTGTTGGCCGATCAATCAAAGTTTTGAGAACTGATCATGGAGGAGAATTTCTGTCCAAGGAGTTTGAGAAGTTTTGCAAAGATAATGGAATTAAGCACCAGCTGACAACTCGCTATACACCTCAACAAAACGGTGTAAGTGAGAGGAAAAATCGAACTATAATGGAGATGGTAAGGTGCATGCTCAGAAGGAAGAACTTGCAGAAGGAGTTGTGGGCAGAAGCAG from Argentina anserina chromosome 2, drPotAnse1.1, whole genome shotgun sequence carries:
- the LOC126784607 gene encoding amino acid permease 3-like — protein: MLTRSRTLPSRIHHGAVEERHDIRHYLQVEVQPKVSESEAINPQASYSKCFDDDGRLKRTGTFWTATSHIITAVIGSGVLSLSWAIAQLGWVAGPTVLALFAIVNLYTSNLLAMCYRAGDPVTGQRNYTYMDAVKANLGGRKVMLCGLVQYLNLFGVAIGYTIASSVSMMAIKRSNCYHQSGGKDPCHMSSNGYMITFGIIEVIFSQIKDFNEVWWLSIVAAIMSFTYSTVGLGLGIGKVAGNGGFKGSLLGISIGTATHSGTIVTSTEKMWRTMQALGAIAFAYSYSLVLIEIQDTIKSPPAEHKTMKKSTVFSITVTTVFYMLCGCFGYAAFGDLAPGNLLTGFGFYNPYWLLDIANVAIVVHLVGAFQVFCQPLFAFVEKWSAQKWPKNDFVTAEYDIPIPFYGVYQLNLFRLVWRTLFVILTTLISMLLPFFNDVVGILGAFGFWPLTVYFPVEMYIAQQKIQRWSSRWIGLQILSVCCLVISIVAAVGSVAGVVLDLKTYKPFRTTY
- the LOC126784624 gene encoding protein EARLY-RESPONSIVE TO DEHYDRATION 7, chloroplastic-like, with amino-acid sequence MSSNPNSSLYPQVIQSNPDAPIPNSSSSSSSMYPTVDVAHLAEDLFPETDAVPQTLQSSEDLLITIPGAIVHLIEKSYSIELASGDLTIVALRQSGNVVAVLARVGDEIQWPLAKDESAVKLDHSHYFFSLRVPRKQNSKFGLISQQSEKNGEMELLNYGLTIATKGQDGQMRELDRVLETYSCFSEQKMSGLEHWDVLDGAVARETSPEDLDSSDKKRLMGDSSAAYWTTLAPNVEDYSSKCARMIASGSGQLIRGILWCGDVTVDRLKWGNEFLKKRMGPCSSSEISPEILKRMQRVKKLTKMSEKMASGILSGVIKVSGFFTSAIVNSTVGKKFFSLLPGEIVLASLDGFSKVCDAVEVAGRNVMSTSSVVTTGLVSQRYGEPAAKVTNEGLDAAGHAIGTAWAVFKIRKALNPKSVVKPTTLAKAASEVKSSKLNSTSSK